One part of the Sphingobacterium sp. LZ7M1 genome encodes these proteins:
- a CDS encoding DUF488 family protein, with amino-acid sequence MINLFSIGFTQKSAEDFFGLLKNNNIDCLIDVRLNPNGQLSRFAFEKDLPFFLDKLANGCKYAHRVDLAPQNELLKEVRTKGSAMSKDYKLFEVEFNKYLEKESKIDNFVEQFKAFKNVALLCSEHTTEKCHRRLVTDMLLNKFSNNIKFGKHLK; translated from the coding sequence ATGATTAATTTATTTAGCATAGGTTTTACCCAAAAATCAGCAGAGGATTTTTTTGGATTATTAAAGAATAACAATATTGACTGCCTGATAGATGTTAGGTTAAACCCAAATGGACAATTATCAAGATTTGCCTTTGAAAAAGATTTGCCTTTTTTCTTAGACAAGTTGGCTAATGGTTGCAAATATGCTCATAGAGTGGATTTAGCACCACAAAACGAATTACTGAAAGAAGTAAGAACCAAAGGTTCTGCAATGAGCAAAGACTATAAATTATTTGAGGTAGAGTTCAACAAGTATTTAGAAAAAGAATCAAAAATTGATAATTTTGTTGAACAATTTAAAGCCTTTAAAAATGTTGCACTTCTTTGTTCAGAACATACAACAGAAAAGTGTCATCGTAGATTAGTAACTGATATGTTACTTAATAAATTCAGCAACAATATAAAATTTGGTAAACATTTGAAATGA